A single window of Pseudoduganella plicata DNA harbors:
- a CDS encoding DUF2339 domain-containing protein, whose amino-acid sequence MEFFFWGLAAVALVMAPLWLSLRASMRVARLAHQNAQLQRAINELREQITELARRPAVPPGAEAPAARPEPAVAKPSYAPSAAASAAAVPTAAASPVITPTAPVEPLRERLAAAAKPAVTAAVKVEPPPAPPQVTPPASAEGSEGAAAPAKPVGADKVVPPEPWELAAARTPSAPYPPRKPIAAPAWVDAARRWLFTGNLVAKLGLVILLIGVSFLLKYVATRIVVPIELRIAAVALADVFLLRWGWRIRTTRRSIGLPVQGAAIGILELLTFGSFHLYDLIPGGAAFAILFALTVFTCLLAVMQNAVWLALFGILTGFAAPIATSTGGGSHIGLFSYYALLNAGIFAIAMKRTWRSLNLAGFVLTFGIGFLWAVRSYTPADYLSVQLFLLLFVLFYTGISLAFASQAGKQPYVDATLVLGTPVVGAGLQFALVRDIPFGIAFAALGAGLYYTALAVYLWRRRGEHFRQLVTSFLTMGVLFGTIAIPMALDGRATSAAWAAEGAAIVWAGLQMKRRSTWMFGLALQAGAWLAFLVSTLRLTPEQAVGAWVWLGFLILAASAGAMAWQFQRHHDNPTAQASQQIGAGLWWLTAATLLVGAWSEIGLRSDGTLRCALLAFSALLVCAAVVRVGPRLRLAGTRGVGVLIQLLAAFAVLAQLLEIWRLQPDIGGWADQPIVAILLIAFSALFSSWRLRGDDVAGRRWSTLMLGWGAVWWFGGVLTIAAAALADISGVGAYAWLPWRWPAYACCVAGSSLLAHWAAQRLAWPQLRWLSAACWLWLGMTMADALVVLYGGGTLGPVAWGVLAILLAVGEFLLSGWRRNGWKLHGAALQGVHLLRTAGPWLAIWPAGYGLVVRWLAGPEQYRDLLAAAGWEAAGLWGLCLPLWLQMGAIAWLLRAVGTGRWPVAPLGAWYGRVVLPVGTAWCLLNVFLWNLTQDGTMAPLPYVPVLNPVDLSTAFVAALVAAQVRAAGLAGQWQVRMRWIGGAAAFGWLNLMLLRTASHVLALPYEAQALFASRIVEAMLSLVWATSALILMRFAVRRVHRPSWLAGAAILALVVAKLFLVDLDGSGSMERIVSFLGVGLLMLAIGYLAPFPTEKPAPDTTQDGEAA is encoded by the coding sequence ATGGAATTCTTTTTTTGGGGACTGGCCGCTGTCGCGCTGGTCATGGCCCCGTTGTGGCTGTCGTTACGTGCGAGCATGCGAGTGGCCCGTCTGGCTCACCAGAACGCGCAATTGCAGCGTGCAATCAATGAGCTGCGCGAGCAGATCACCGAGCTGGCCAGGCGGCCTGCGGTACCGCCCGGCGCGGAGGCGCCCGCTGCCAGACCCGAGCCCGCCGTCGCCAAGCCGTCGTATGCGCCATCGGCTGCAGCCTCTGCTGCCGCCGTTCCGACTGCTGCTGCCTCTCCTGTCATAACGCCAACCGCGCCTGTGGAGCCATTGCGCGAGCGTCTGGCCGCCGCGGCGAAGCCTGCGGTTACCGCTGCCGTCAAGGTCGAGCCGCCGCCCGCACCGCCGCAAGTCACGCCTCCGGCATCTGCCGAAGGGTCCGAAGGCGCTGCCGCGCCGGCGAAACCTGTCGGCGCCGACAAGGTGGTCCCGCCAGAGCCGTGGGAACTCGCTGCCGCCCGCACGCCGTCCGCACCGTACCCGCCGCGCAAGCCCATCGCGGCACCTGCCTGGGTCGATGCCGCCCGGCGCTGGCTGTTCACGGGCAACCTCGTCGCCAAGCTGGGTCTCGTCATCTTGCTGATCGGTGTGAGCTTCCTGCTCAAGTATGTCGCCACCCGCATTGTCGTGCCGATCGAACTGCGCATCGCCGCGGTGGCGCTGGCCGACGTCTTCCTGCTGCGCTGGGGCTGGCGCATCCGTACCACGCGGCGCTCCATCGGCCTGCCGGTGCAGGGCGCCGCCATCGGCATCCTGGAGCTGCTCACCTTCGGCAGCTTCCACCTGTACGACCTGATTCCGGGCGGCGCGGCTTTTGCAATACTGTTCGCGCTGACGGTGTTTACGTGCCTGCTGGCCGTCATGCAGAATGCCGTCTGGCTGGCGCTGTTCGGCATCCTGACGGGGTTCGCGGCGCCGATCGCGACGTCGACAGGCGGCGGCAGCCATATCGGCCTGTTCTCGTACTACGCGCTGCTCAACGCCGGCATCTTCGCCATCGCCATGAAGCGCACCTGGCGCTCGCTCAACCTGGCCGGTTTCGTCCTCACCTTCGGCATCGGCTTCCTCTGGGCCGTGCGCTCGTACACGCCAGCCGATTACCTGTCCGTGCAGCTGTTCCTGCTGCTGTTCGTGCTGTTCTATACCGGTATCTCGCTGGCGTTCGCCTCGCAGGCCGGCAAGCAGCCGTATGTCGACGCAACCCTGGTGCTGGGCACTCCCGTCGTTGGCGCCGGGCTGCAGTTCGCGCTGGTGCGCGACATCCCCTTCGGTATCGCCTTCGCGGCGCTGGGGGCAGGCCTGTACTACACGGCGCTGGCCGTGTATCTGTGGCGCCGCCGCGGCGAACATTTCCGCCAGCTCGTCACTTCATTCCTGACCATGGGCGTCCTGTTCGGCACCATCGCGATACCGATGGCGCTGGACGGCCGCGCCACGTCCGCAGCGTGGGCGGCCGAAGGCGCGGCGATCGTCTGGGCCGGGCTGCAGATGAAGCGTCGCTCGACGTGGATGTTCGGACTGGCGTTGCAGGCCGGCGCATGGCTTGCGTTCCTCGTCAGTACATTGCGCCTGACGCCGGAACAGGCAGTGGGCGCGTGGGTGTGGCTGGGATTCCTGATCCTCGCGGCCAGCGCCGGCGCAATGGCCTGGCAATTCCAGCGCCACCACGACAACCCGACGGCGCAGGCCAGCCAGCAGATTGGCGCGGGACTGTGGTGGCTGACGGCGGCGACGCTGCTGGTGGGCGCCTGGTCCGAAATCGGCCTGCGCAGCGACGGCACGCTGCGCTGCGCGCTGCTGGCCTTCTCCGCGCTGCTGGTCTGCGCCGCCGTCGTGAGGGTCGGTCCGCGTCTGCGGCTCGCGGGCACGCGCGGCGTGGGCGTCCTGATTCAGCTGCTGGCCGCCTTTGCCGTGCTGGCGCAACTGCTCGAGATCTGGCGCTTGCAGCCCGATATCGGCGGCTGGGCCGACCAGCCCATCGTCGCCATCCTGTTGATCGCCTTCAGTGCGCTGTTCAGTTCCTGGCGCCTGCGCGGTGACGACGTTGCCGGGCGCCGATGGTCCACCTTGATGCTGGGCTGGGGCGCGGTATGGTGGTTCGGCGGCGTGCTCACCATTGCTGCCGCTGCGCTGGCCGACATCTCCGGCGTTGGCGCCTACGCATGGCTGCCATGGCGCTGGCCGGCGTATGCCTGCTGTGTCGCCGGCTCGTCGCTGCTGGCGCATTGGGCCGCGCAGCGCCTGGCATGGCCGCAGCTGCGCTGGCTGTCGGCCGCATGCTGGCTGTGGCTGGGCATGACGATGGCCGATGCGCTGGTGGTGCTGTATGGCGGTGGCACGCTCGGTCCGGTGGCATGGGGCGTCCTCGCCATCCTGCTGGCCGTGGGCGAGTTCCTGCTGTCGGGCTGGCGCCGCAATGGCTGGAAGCTGCACGGCGCGGCGCTGCAGGGCGTGCACCTGCTGCGCACTGCCGGACCGTGGCTGGCGATCTGGCCGGCCGGCTATGGGCTGGTGGTACGCTGGCTGGCCGGTCCCGAACAATACCGCGACCTGCTGGCCGCCGCAGGCTGGGAGGCTGCCGGCCTGTGGGGCCTGTGCCTGCCATTGTGGCTGCAGATGGGCGCGATCGCCTGGCTGCTGCGTGCCGTGGGGACCGGACGCTGGCCCGTCGCGCCGCTTGGCGCGTGGTATGGCCGCGTGGTGCTGCCGGTGGGGACGGCCTGGTGCCTGCTCAACGTCTTCCTGTGGAACCTGACGCAGGACGGGACGATGGCGCCATTGCCGTACGTGCCCGTGCTCAACCCTGTCGACCTGTCGACCGCCTTCGTTGCGGCGCTGGTGGCGGCGCAGGTGCGCGCCGCCGGACTGGCGGGGCAGTGGCAAGTACGCATGCGCTGGATTGGCGGCGCGGCCGCTTTCGGCTGGCTGAACCTGATGCTGCTGCGCACCGCGTCGCACGTGCTGGCGCTGCCATACGAGGCGCAGGCGTTGTTCGCCTCGCGCATCGTCGAGGCGATGCTGTCGCTGGTCTGGGCCACGTCCGCGCTCATCCTGATGCGCTTTGCCGTGCGCCGGGTGCATCGCCCTTCCTGGCTGGCTGGCGCGGCCATCCTGGCACTGGTGGTTGCCAAGCTGTTCCTGGTGGACCTGGACGGCAGCGGCAGCATGGAGCGCATTGTCTCGTTCCTCGGCGTCGGCCTGCTGATGCTGGCCATCGGTTACCTGGCGCCGTTCCCGACGGAGAAGCCGGCACCCGACACTACGCAAGACGGAGAAGCAGCATGA
- a CDS encoding DUF3999 family protein, with translation MMKYLVPAGLALAAGAPLWAHADSAADYAYRQALSTSGREAVVQYRLPASVYLHSRSAQLDDLRVFDSRGTVLPFALRAPAEESQASRQTVPVRVFPVFGEPAAGGATAIDIRRTADGALVSVGTHAAPRQDAALSALVLDMRADPAAQGTFDMLRFTLPAGTPRYDALVSVETSDDLKTWREIAQSHVSWMVSGDGAALAADRVEFEPRAFRYARIRWLEGRPLQFAGVTAEAVRYTGQVAPLETLVLPARPGRNPGEWMYLSSVAIPVQRIGLQIGERNVSLPVELGRYTELPAVKGRRGTTWQFSPSLQATFYRIEQGGRERRSGDLSIEPTHQPHWVIRPLAPTDSKPELRLGWAPATLVFLANGHGPYTLAYGRDKAQAASRDIAQVAPGLSPAEVSKAELVTAGPEQATPAAAGAQASSAEEAAASSRYRKAALWAALLAGLGVLGAMAWQLYRQMKTSSQ, from the coding sequence ATGATGAAATACCTCGTTCCGGCAGGGCTGGCGCTGGCGGCCGGTGCGCCGCTGTGGGCGCACGCCGACAGCGCGGCCGATTACGCCTACCGCCAGGCGCTGTCCACCAGCGGCCGCGAGGCCGTGGTGCAGTACCGGCTGCCGGCCAGCGTCTACCTGCATTCCCGTTCCGCACAGCTGGACGACCTGCGCGTGTTCGACAGCCGCGGCACCGTGCTGCCGTTCGCGCTGCGCGCACCGGCCGAAGAGTCGCAGGCCAGCCGGCAGACGGTGCCGGTGCGCGTGTTCCCGGTGTTCGGCGAACCGGCCGCGGGCGGCGCCACCGCCATCGACATCCGCCGCACGGCCGACGGCGCGCTCGTCTCGGTCGGCACACACGCAGCGCCACGCCAGGATGCTGCGCTGTCGGCACTGGTGCTGGACATGCGCGCGGACCCGGCGGCGCAGGGCACGTTCGACATGCTGCGCTTCACGCTGCCCGCCGGCACGCCGCGCTACGACGCGCTGGTCAGCGTGGAAACGAGCGACGACCTGAAGACATGGCGCGAAATAGCGCAGAGCCACGTCAGCTGGATGGTCAGCGGCGACGGCGCGGCACTGGCCGCCGACCGCGTCGAATTCGAACCGCGCGCATTCCGCTATGCCCGTATCCGCTGGCTGGAAGGCCGGCCGCTCCAGTTCGCCGGCGTCACAGCCGAAGCGGTGCGCTATACAGGACAGGTCGCGCCGCTGGAAACGCTCGTGCTGCCGGCGCGCCCGGGCAGGAATCCCGGCGAGTGGATGTACCTATCGTCCGTCGCGATTCCCGTCCAGCGTATCGGTCTGCAGATCGGCGAGCGCAACGTCAGCCTGCCTGTGGAGCTGGGGCGTTATACGGAGCTGCCGGCAGTGAAAGGCCGCCGGGGCACGACGTGGCAATTCAGCCCGTCGCTGCAGGCGACCTTCTACCGCATCGAACAGGGCGGACGCGAGCGCCGCTCGGGCGACCTGTCCATCGAGCCGACGCATCAGCCGCACTGGGTGATCCGCCCGCTGGCGCCCACGGACAGCAAGCCGGAACTGAGGCTGGGCTGGGCCCCGGCCACGCTGGTCTTCCTGGCCAATGGCCACGGCCCCTACACGCTGGCTTACGGCCGCGACAAGGCGCAGGCGGCCAGCCGCGATATCGCCCAGGTCGCGCCCGGCCTGTCGCCCGCGGAAGTGAGCAAGGCCGAGCTGGTGACGGCCGGGCCGGAGCAGGCCACGCCGGCAGCCGCGGGCGCACAAGCAAGCAGCGCGGAGGAGGCGGCCGCATCGTCGCGCTACCGCAAGGCCGCGCTGTGGGCGGCACTGCTGGCCGGGCTGGGCGTGCTGGGGGCGATGGCCTGGCAGCTGTACAGGCAGATGAAAACGTCGTCGCAATAG
- a CDS encoding leucyl aminopeptidase, whose translation MDFSIKAFDTKNTITSAKTGCVAVAVFENKKLSQAAQSLDASGEITAALKTGDISGKPGSTLMLRGVTGVAAERVLLVGLGSVEGVTEKSFTGAVQAAVKVFATLGATDAIIALPMTEVKERDVNWAIRTVVQVARDSVYRSDAQKSKKDPVPTGVRKLALAVPNNAGTKLALAQAIAIANGMQLTKDLGNLSPNICTPTYLAETAKKLGKDYKFNVEVLERKQLEALKMGSFLSVTNGSEQPPKFIVIKHMGGKPKDAPVVLVGKGITFDTGGISIKPGPGMDEMKYDMCGAGSVLGTFRAIGELGLKLNVIGIVAACENMPSGRATKPGDIVTSMNGLTIEILNTDAEGRLILCDALTYAERFNPAVVVDVATLTGACVVALGHHNSGIFTRDDDQHNALADEITSAGKQSGDTVWRLPIGEQYNEQLKSNFADLANIGTPGGASCTAAAFLENFTRKYPWVHVDIAGTAWRSGGNKGATGRPVPMLTSFLINRT comes from the coding sequence ATGGACTTTAGCATAAAAGCATTCGACACAAAGAACACCATCACGTCGGCCAAGACCGGCTGTGTCGCAGTGGCTGTTTTCGAAAACAAGAAGCTCTCGCAAGCGGCCCAGTCCCTGGACGCCAGCGGCGAAATCACGGCCGCGCTGAAGACCGGCGACATCTCGGGCAAGCCCGGTTCGACGCTGATGCTGCGCGGCGTAACCGGCGTCGCGGCGGAGCGTGTCCTGCTGGTGGGCCTGGGCAGCGTTGAAGGCGTAACGGAAAAAAGCTTCACGGGCGCCGTGCAGGCTGCGGTCAAGGTATTCGCCACCCTCGGCGCGACGGATGCCATTATCGCACTACCGATGACGGAAGTGAAAGAGCGCGACGTCAACTGGGCCATCCGCACGGTGGTGCAGGTCGCCCGTGACAGCGTCTACCGCAGCGACGCGCAGAAGTCGAAGAAGGACCCGGTGCCGACGGGCGTGCGCAAGCTGGCCCTGGCCGTGCCGAACAACGCAGGCACGAAGCTCGCCCTGGCACAGGCCATCGCGATTGCCAACGGCATGCAGCTGACGAAGGATCTGGGCAACCTGTCGCCGAACATCTGCACGCCGACCTACCTGGCCGAAACGGCGAAGAAGCTGGGCAAGGATTACAAGTTCAACGTCGAGGTGCTGGAGCGCAAGCAGCTCGAAGCGCTGAAGATGGGCAGCTTCCTGTCCGTCACGAACGGCAGCGAGCAGCCGCCGAAGTTCATCGTCATCAAGCACATGGGCGGCAAGCCGAAGGATGCGCCGGTCGTCCTGGTCGGCAAGGGCATCACGTTCGACACGGGCGGCATCTCGATCAAGCCGGGCCCCGGCATGGACGAAATGAAGTACGACATGTGCGGCGCCGGCTCCGTGCTGGGCACCTTCCGCGCCATCGGCGAACTGGGCCTGAAGCTGAACGTCATCGGCATCGTGGCCGCCTGCGAGAACATGCCGTCCGGCCGCGCCACCAAGCCGGGCGACATCGTCACGTCGATGAACGGCCTGACCATCGAAATCCTGAACACGGATGCCGAGGGCCGCCTGATCCTGTGCGACGCGCTGACCTACGCCGAGCGCTTCAACCCGGCCGTCGTCGTCGACGTCGCCACGCTGACGGGCGCCTGCGTCGTCGCCCTGGGCCACCACAACAGTGGCATCTTCACGCGTGACGACGACCAGCACAACGCGCTGGCCGACGAGATCACGAGCGCCGGCAAGCAGTCGGGCGACACCGTATGGCGCCTGCCGATCGGCGAGCAGTACAACGAGCAGCTGAAATCGAACTTTGCCGACCTGGCCAACATCGGCACCCCGGGCGGCGCGTCGTGCACGGCGGCCGCGTTCCTGGAAAACTTCACCCGCAAGTATCCATGGGTCCACGTGGACATCGCCGGCACGGCCTGGAGATCGGGCGGCAACAAGGGCGCCACCGGCCGTCCGGTGCCGATGCTGACCAGCTTCCTGATCAACCGCACGTAA
- the lptF gene encoding LPS export ABC transporter permease LptF, translating to MIFQRALRRELASSAGATFTVLFTIIVTWTLISILGKAAGGKVASSDVLALIGFAALNYLPTVLILTSFISVLMAVTRSYRDSEMVVWFASGQSLTKWIWPVLSFGLPIIVLTGVLAFYATPWSKQMSAEYVERFAKREDLQKVSPGQFKESSSTNRIFFVEGNAGQTASVQNVFVNQVDERGTSVVVAKEGVIETAPNGYRYLVLKNGRRYQGTPGQADFQTMEFDSYSMRVAQQVQDLDPKREVNAIPTLELMALPTNSARGELLWRISLPITCLILMLLAIPMGFVNPRAGSSTNLIIALLIFFTYNNTVKMLEASVRKGKFSFDMAWWPLHLLAAITVLAMFAWRLHVNHRWHPRALLAGLRRKGGAR from the coding sequence ATGATTTTTCAACGTGCCCTCAGGCGCGAGCTGGCCAGCTCCGCAGGGGCTACCTTCACGGTGCTGTTTACCATCATCGTCACGTGGACCCTGATTTCCATCCTGGGCAAGGCCGCGGGCGGCAAGGTGGCATCCTCCGACGTGCTCGCGCTGATCGGTTTCGCGGCCCTGAATTATCTGCCAACCGTGCTGATACTCACCAGTTTTATTTCCGTGCTGATGGCCGTCACGCGCAGCTACCGCGACTCCGAAATGGTGGTGTGGTTCGCCTCCGGCCAGAGCCTGACGAAATGGATCTGGCCCGTGCTCAGTTTCGGCTTGCCCATCATCGTGCTGACGGGCGTGCTGGCGTTCTACGCCACGCCGTGGTCGAAGCAGATGAGCGCCGAATACGTGGAGCGCTTCGCCAAGCGCGAGGACCTGCAGAAGGTCTCGCCCGGCCAGTTCAAGGAGTCGTCGTCGACCAACCGCATCTTCTTCGTCGAGGGTAACGCGGGCCAGACGGCCTCCGTGCAGAACGTGTTCGTCAACCAGGTCGACGAGCGCGGCACGTCCGTCGTGGTGGCCAAGGAAGGCGTCATCGAGACGGCGCCGAACGGCTACCGCTACCTGGTGCTGAAGAACGGGCGCCGCTACCAGGGCACGCCCGGCCAGGCGGACTTCCAGACCATGGAATTCGACAGCTACAGCATGCGCGTGGCGCAACAGGTGCAGGACCTCGATCCGAAGCGGGAGGTGAACGCCATCCCCACGCTGGAGCTGATGGCGCTGCCCACCAACAGCGCGCGCGGCGAGCTGCTGTGGCGCATCTCGCTGCCCATCACGTGCCTGATCCTGATGCTGCTGGCGATCCCGATGGGCTTCGTCAATCCGCGCGCGGGCAGTTCGACGAACCTGATCATCGCGTTGCTGATCTTCTTCACCTATAACAACACCGTCAAGATGCTGGAAGCGAGTGTCCGCAAGGGCAAGTTCAGCTTCGACATGGCCTGGTGGCCGCTGCACCTGCTTGCGGCCATCACGGTGCTGGCCATGTTCGCATGGCGCCTGCACGTGAACCACCGCTGGCATCCGCGCGCGCTGCTGGCCGGCCTGCGCCGCAAGGGGGGCGCACGATGA
- the lptG gene encoding LPS export ABC transporter permease LptG, producing the protein MSVLQRYFAVSIFQAVAFVLLAFLGLLGFMDLTSELPGVGKNGYEITDAFLYVIVMVPQHVYEVMPVAALIGTIYTMAQFASTSEFTIMRAAGMSTRTAGWMLFKIGIVLVIVTFVFGELIAPRTALIAERLHLTGRGTTVSAEFRSGLWTKDIVKSEGLRGTVLGSRFFNVREVRPDGTLVGVKLYEFDNSFRLRTLTVAKTGTYQGENIWRLYDVMENHFSNPALLKGEATAQNNFAQETGVVATQRYPTKDLVSEITPKILSVSASDPERMSANELAVYTRHLQENRQQTERFKIAFWKKLVDPLAIFVLMALALPFAYLHTRSGGVSLKIFIGIMIGVGFLLINTLFSHLGLLSSLPAFVTAIMPSVIFLLLALGTLYWVERH; encoded by the coding sequence ATGAGTGTCCTGCAGCGTTATTTTGCCGTCTCGATCTTCCAGGCTGTGGCCTTCGTGCTGCTGGCGTTCCTGGGTCTCCTGGGGTTCATGGACCTGACGAGCGAGCTGCCCGGCGTGGGCAAGAACGGTTATGAGATCACGGATGCGTTCCTGTACGTGATCGTCATGGTGCCGCAGCACGTGTACGAGGTCATGCCCGTGGCAGCGCTGATCGGCACGATCTACACGATGGCGCAGTTCGCGTCCACGTCCGAGTTCACCATCATGCGTGCGGCCGGCATGTCCACCCGCACGGCGGGCTGGATGCTGTTCAAGATCGGCATCGTGCTGGTCATCGTCACCTTCGTCTTCGGCGAACTGATCGCGCCGCGCACGGCGCTGATCGCGGAGCGCCTGCATCTGACGGGGCGCGGCACGACGGTGTCGGCCGAGTTCCGCTCGGGGTTGTGGACCAAGGACATCGTCAAGAGCGAGGGACTGCGCGGCACGGTGCTGGGCTCGCGCTTCTTCAATGTGCGCGAAGTGCGGCCGGATGGCACGCTGGTCGGCGTCAAGCTCTATGAATTCGACAACAGCTTCCGCCTGCGCACGCTGACGGTGGCGAAGACGGGCACGTACCAGGGCGAGAACATCTGGCGGCTATACGACGTCATGGAAAACCACTTCAGCAATCCGGCGCTGCTCAAAGGCGAGGCGACCGCCCAGAACAACTTCGCGCAGGAGACGGGTGTCGTCGCCACGCAGCGCTACCCGACCAAGGACCTGGTTTCCGAGATCACGCCGAAGATCCTGTCGGTGTCCGCGTCGGACCCGGAGCGGATGTCGGCCAACGAGCTGGCCGTCTACACGCGCCACCTGCAGGAGAACCGCCAGCAGACGGAACGCTTCAAGATCGCGTTCTGGAAGAAGCTGGTCGACCCGCTGGCGATTTTCGTGCTGATGGCGCTGGCGCTGCCGTTCGCCTACCTGCATACGCGCAGCGGCGGCGTCAGCCTGAAGATCTTCATCGGCATCATGATCGGCGTGGGATTCCTGCTGATTAATACGCTGTTCTCGCATCTGGGTTTGCTGTCGTCGCTGCCCGCGTTCGTGACCGCCATCATGCCAAGCGTGATCTTCCTGCTGCTTGCGTTGGGGACGCTGTACTGGGTCGAACGACATTAG
- a CDS encoding sirohydrochlorin chelatase: MSTRALILFAHGARAASWAAPFERLRDLVAARTPDVDVSLAFLELMEPRLPERAAALVAQGVTQLTIVPVFLGQGGHVLRDLPLMVDELRAAHPGLSIHVAEAAGENPAVLQAIGDYCVGALTGAA; this comes from the coding sequence ATGAGCACAAGAGCACTGATTCTGTTTGCCCACGGCGCCCGCGCCGCCAGCTGGGCCGCGCCGTTCGAGCGGCTGCGCGACCTGGTGGCCGCGCGCACGCCGGACGTCGACGTGTCGCTGGCCTTCCTGGAGCTGATGGAGCCGCGGCTGCCGGAACGGGCTGCCGCGCTGGTGGCGCAAGGCGTGACGCAGCTGACGATCGTGCCCGTGTTCCTGGGGCAGGGCGGCCACGTCCTGCGCGACCTGCCGCTGATGGTCGACGAGTTGCGCGCCGCCCATCCGGGGCTGTCGATCCATGTGGCCGAGGCAGCGGGCGAAAATCCCGCGGTGCTGCAGGCGATCGGCGACTATTGCGTCGGGGCCCTGACGGGCGCCGCGTGA
- a CDS encoding carbon-nitrogen hydrolase family protein, giving the protein MAPHLRPDLPPFAAAQTVVLKGDIAANVARHVVLAAIAARHGARMIVFPELSLTGYEPELARELALAPDDVRLDPLRDAARCEGIFIVAGAPLRHGDGLPLIAALTFLPDGGTQVYTKQHLHGGEEAAFACGRGGAALTVEGAHVALAVCAEIGHASHAAAAAQAGAQLYAASVLVSEAGYTADAALLQAHAATHALPVLVANYGGPSGGWQCAGRSALWDEAGTLVAAAPGGGECLLLARRSRGEWDATVLGTDAAIGTSRT; this is encoded by the coding sequence ATGGCGCCGCATTTGCGGCCCGATCTGCCTCCCTTCGCTGCCGCGCAGACCGTCGTCCTGAAAGGCGATATCGCCGCCAATGTGGCACGCCACGTCGTGCTGGCCGCCATCGCAGCCCGGCATGGCGCCCGCATGATCGTGTTCCCCGAACTTTCCCTGACCGGCTATGAACCCGAGCTGGCGCGCGAGCTGGCGCTGGCGCCGGACGATGTCCGGCTCGATCCACTGCGCGACGCCGCCCGCTGCGAAGGGATCTTCATCGTCGCCGGCGCGCCGTTGCGTCATGGCGATGGGTTGCCCCTGATTGCCGCGCTGACCTTCCTGCCGGACGGCGGCACGCAGGTCTACACCAAGCAGCACCTGCATGGCGGCGAGGAAGCGGCATTCGCGTGCGGGCGGGGCGGCGCTGCGCTGACGGTCGAAGGAGCGCACGTGGCGCTGGCGGTTTGTGCCGAGATCGGCCACGCCAGCCATGCGGCGGCGGCCGCGCAGGCTGGCGCGCAGCTGTATGCGGCCAGCGTGCTGGTATCGGAAGCCGGTTACACCGCCGATGCGGCGCTGTTGCAGGCGCATGCGGCAACGCATGCGCTGCCGGTGCTGGTGGCCAACTACGGTGGTCCGAGCGGCGGCTGGCAGTGTGCGGGACGCAGCGCCTTGTGGGACGAGGCCGGAACGCTCGTCGCGGCCGCGCCGGGTGGTGGTGAATGCCTGCTGCTGGCGCGGCGGAGCCGCGGCGAATGGGACGCGACGGTACTGGGGACTGACGCCGCCATCGGAACCTCCCGGACCTGA
- a CDS encoding YsnF/AvaK domain-containing protein — MNKDLEPGTAGVADPATPAVIADSAAGIAVPVTREEAQVTTRVVDTGRGVRVSKTVTEQPEEIREVLWHETVDVQRVPVDRVVAEAPPSRYEGDVLVVPVLEEILVVEKRYRIREELHITRVRKQHEHRETVPLRVEDVRVEAFDDGAAGGRHPSHEEEQRS, encoded by the coding sequence ATGAATAAAGACCTGGAACCCGGGACGGCGGGCGTGGCCGACCCGGCGACACCTGCTGTGATCGCCGACTCCGCGGCCGGCATTGCCGTGCCCGTCACGCGCGAAGAGGCGCAAGTAACGACCCGTGTCGTCGATACGGGCCGCGGCGTACGCGTGAGCAAAACTGTCACGGAGCAGCCCGAGGAGATCCGGGAAGTGCTGTGGCACGAAACGGTGGACGTCCAGCGTGTCCCCGTCGACCGGGTGGTGGCGGAAGCGCCGCCATCCCGTTACGAGGGCGACGTTCTTGTCGTTCCGGTACTTGAAGAAATCCTGGTGGTGGAAAAGCGCTACCGGATCCGGGAAGAGCTCCATATCACCAGAGTACGCAAGCAGCACGAGCACAGGGAGACCGTCCCGTTGCGGGTCGAAGACGTACGCGTTGAAGCGTTCGACGACGGCGCCGCGGGCGGTCGTCATCCATCACACGAAGAGGAGCAACGATCATGA